Proteins encoded together in one Verrucomicrobiia bacterium window:
- a CDS encoding PEP-CTERM sorting domain-containing protein — MKQHLPKILALIPIGLFVTTQVQAANYTSVVDENGSGTWNDSDWQLNGSGPTTTPTAGNTYEYVGKGAGLGGDLGNSILRSPKVVSPGSDFAGFSLQMDANTGIRLKSPGAGNIGAGDNTFSFGSGGLIINGGYLGNGDDFSATITSPVSVIANSAIYAGQSATEANTTTGTRNGFRNYIFNGSLSGSGNLTFGNAIMGSAVTGAHGGPVSTANFAFKGSGVGYSGTIMVTSGWLQAGSASAFGSASITLAGGTATTGVNGPAEFDATVSFADAGSLTIQDANSILLLDNNLLFGGATIDGDVIPDGTYTAAELNGMTGMANVLDGGTGDTLTIGLVPEPSSIAIASLGGLGMAAFAWRRRRTLSL, encoded by the coding sequence ATGAAACAACATCTCCCGAAAATCCTTGCTCTTATTCCCATCGGACTGTTCGTCACGACGCAAGTCCAGGCCGCGAATTATACATCTGTCGTTGACGAAAATGGCAGCGGCACCTGGAACGATAGTGACTGGCAGTTGAACGGCTCCGGGCCAACTACCACGCCGACTGCCGGCAACACCTATGAATACGTTGGCAAAGGAGCAGGACTTGGCGGAGATTTAGGCAACAGTATTTTGCGGTCGCCAAAAGTCGTTTCGCCCGGCTCGGACTTTGCCGGATTTTCTTTGCAGATGGATGCCAATACCGGCATTCGCTTGAAGAGCCCAGGCGCGGGCAACATCGGCGCGGGAGATAATACGTTTAGCTTCGGTAGCGGCGGACTTATTATTAATGGTGGTTATCTGGGTAATGGCGATGATTTTAGCGCGACGATCACGAGTCCGGTAAGTGTGATCGCGAATTCGGCGATTTACGCGGGACAAAGCGCCACTGAAGCTAATACCACCACCGGAACCAGAAATGGTTTTCGCAATTATATTTTCAACGGCAGTCTTTCGGGCAGCGGCAACCTGACTTTCGGAAATGCCATCATGGGTTCGGCAGTCACCGGCGCGCATGGCGGTCCGGTTTCGACCGCCAATTTTGCCTTTAAAGGAAGTGGCGTGGGTTATAGCGGAACTATAATGGTCACGTCGGGATGGCTGCAGGCTGGTTCGGCCAGTGCTTTTGGATCAGCTAGCATTACGCTGGCGGGCGGGACGGCGACCACTGGCGTGAACGGCCCGGCGGAGTTCGATGCAACGGTCTCGTTTGCTGATGCGGGGTCTTTAACCATTCAAGACGCAAACAGTATTTTGCTGCTGGATAATAATTTGCTCTTCGGCGGCGCGACCATTGATGGGGACGTTATTCCAGACGGCACTTATACTGCGGCTGAGCTTAATGGCATGACGGGCATGGCTAATGTTTTAGACGGAGGAACTGGAGATACCCTGACCATCGGCCTGGTGCCGGAGCCTTCCAGCATCGCGATCGCATCGCTTGGCGGACTTGGGATGGCGGCGTTTGCGTGGCGCCGCCGCCGAACATTGAGTCTATAA